The genomic interval AATCTGTTGCTGGAGATTTTAGGAGAAAAATACTGAATTTACAAACTAAATTCAGACTTAAAGAGGCTTGAACTGATAATTTTAAACTGTCGGTTGAGGGTCGAGCCCTGGCAAGTCCTCTGTCAAGAGTCCCGAGTCTTGAGTGACCGAATCCAACTGCTGAGTGGCCGAGTTAGGGAAGCAAGTCGACTGAGTCAAGAAGCACATAGCCGAATTAGGAAGCAAGTCGACCGAGTAGGAAAGCACGTCAGCTGAATCGGTCAAACGTCTGACTGAGCAGTCAGGATTCCAAATTGAGTGCCCGTGTAGAGTGCACGGGAATTGAGGAGCTGAGGTCTGTGTTTAACGCAGATTCCTTAAaatagattcgccccacctccgcgGTGCTTTAAGGTTTTTGTGGGTTATCCGTTTCCCGAGATACAACGGCAAAATCGCAATCTCCACCAAGAACTGGTGGTCATGGCGAACTGAAAAATACTTGAATGCTATCACTGGGGTCTGTCGAGTGGATGAAACAAGcgatagagaagaagaagaaaggggaaaGGAAGGTGATGCTCTGATCAGTCTGGTATTCAACGCACACAGATCATGCTCGCAAACGagccaacttggttcagtgcaatctggACCCTAGATTTGTACTCCTACACACCCAcatgtgagagagagtctctcctcatGAATTTGTCCACAACATACATTCTTGTAAAACAATATAAACCTACCATCCAGCCTTGAAATTTCCAATGTGAAACTAAACTCTCATGCACAATGAAGCCTCCTTCATCCATTCCGCCATTTTCCATTCACATTTTTCCGACAGTTAGTCAATCAACTATTATAGTATAGCAATCAGGTGATATAGGGCTTAAATCTCACCTATGTTAAGAAATATTATCCTATCAATTCATGTGTTGAGTTAGGTCAATCAACTGAGGTATTCCTACTCATACATAAATTGAGAGTACTCaaggtataaatatataaattggccCACTTTTTTAAAAGATCAAACTTTTAGGCTAAGTTGTTAGCCAATCAACCCTTGTAGAaccaatcaaaataaattaacataTGTGACTGCATTCATGTTATACTTATACCTATTGCATATTATGCTATTATTCTCATTACAGGTATCATTAAATATTAAAAGTTAATCAGATTTTTGAGGATTGAGGATATGGAAGGCAAGGTCCCAaccaacacacacacacacatatatataaagaGTAAGGTGTTTACAAAAAATAAGGGAAAGAGATTATTCACAAGCACACCGGAGAAGATAGCATTGCCGGTCTCTGTGAATTCAAACTTTGCATCCATTCCTCCATCATATTTGGCTGCAACTACATCCTGAAAGTAGGCTCCTTTCCGAACTTCCCAACCCTCTAATGAGTCGGCAGATTTAAACTTAGCAAGCAAGAGTTTGCTTTTGTTACTCTTACCAGCTCTCATCTGCGCTAGTTGATTGCTATAATCCTGCATAaatataagaaattttaataactaAAGCCTACACTGTTCCATCTTTTAATTAACACAGTACACTTTATCAAATATAGATAACTTGCAAAAACTTAATCCCatcccaaaaatatataaaaagaagtaaaaagtAAAGGGAAAAAACCTGAAAAGCTTTTGTGACATTGCAAACTCCTTGGTAGTCAACTCTGTTTAAGTCCCCAGTAATAGTAGACCGTGCAGTTGCACAGTAGATTATTTTGTTACAACCTTGGACAGCAGCTTGCAATGTTGAAGGTTCGCCCACATCACCAACTATAATTGATACAGACCTTGGAAGCATATTTATAACTTCTGGATCAGCTTTTCTTACTAAAGCCTGATCAAGATTTGAACAAGAATTTTTTACAGCACTATCACAGAGGGCAAGTCAAATAAAAGTTGACTTACTCCTAGCAGTTAAAAGAGACATCTATCTAACTTAAAATCTTTATCTGCAACTGAAATCTCACAGATACAAAGTTAAGAAAGCTCCAATATCATGTGGAAAAATGTGAAACGCTCGCCCCAGCGCCCTCGCCAGTTCGCCCCAGGACCAACACGAAGAAAATAAATCACAGTGACACAAGTGGATGGGGGAGAGTTATACGGGGTGTAAGGATTTACGTCCCACCAGTCCTGAGATTCGACCttaagacctcatgtggcaaacaACCATCCGAACTCCAATATCGATTATATGTTTAGTTGAGGCTCTGTTGATGATAAATTATACCAAGTTTTTGGACAACTTCATAGGTAGCTCATTTTTTTTTAGCTAATATACATTTTCAATATGCAATTTTAACATGATAAAACCACGTTGGAGATACTGACACAtgtatttatgtttttaatttaaaatttgtaatGCATAAAAAGAAGACGAAACTCATTCGGGCAATTCCCTTTGACATAGTTCAAAACATTGTCATGCATTGAGTTAAAGCACACAAACTCACAtataacttggaaaccttcctatCGTACCTTCACCTTGTAGCCCCGGAGCATGAGCTTCCGGACAACAATCCGGCCGATGCGGCTGGTGGCGCCGACGACAAGGACGGTGGTGTCCTGCGCCTCAGGTACGGTGAACTCGCACATGGGACCACGAATGAGGAGAATGCTATCGTCCTCTTCGGTGCGGGATCGGGAGATCTGGCCAAGCCCCGAGAACTTGCGCCATACCTCATCGAAGATCTGCCTCGACCGGCGGCCGAGCCCCACCGGATTGACGTCGTCGAGCGTCACTCCCTCCTTCCTCCGCCCCTTGTCTGCATCCTTCCTTCTCTCCTCTTCGCTTTCGCCGCCGCCGCCAAGCTCGCACCGTGGCGGACGCGGCAGCGGCAGCGCCGGGGGAAGCTTGAAGAGGCGGGGGATGGGGGCGCCGACGAACCTGGAGGAAGAGGAGTGGAGGCTGGCGTCGTGGCGGTGGTAGATTTGGCGGAGTGCCATGAACTCCTTGGCGAGCTTGACGGAGGAGATTGGCAGGGGAGACCTCCAGAGGCATGCCGTTAAATTGGGGGCTGGGATTACGAGTGCGCAGCGGACGTTAGCCACAAATATTTTTGTGGAGCAAAGAGGAACTGCGGATCGGCTGTCCGCGATGAAACACAACTTTCTTTTGAAGAGTTGTACGAAGTCAAACGATCACGTGGCAGCATCAAGTTTGATGGCCGGTGCATTATCCAACACAACGGCTGTCCGGTGTATCACAGCCAATTGTTGTCTCGTCCCGGCTTAAGAGGAGTGACCATGCAAGATAAGACGTGGCCGCGAAGGGTTCACCTATCGTCTAACGGTGGCACAAACAAGCGTACAGACTTTCCTCTTCTTCCAATCGTTTGAATGGATAATTGGGACCATACGAGTAATCTTTGGATATAGTCAGTAGGACGCACCTAGCCAACTACGCGGTCTCATCCCAACTAATCCAGTCATCTTGCTAATTAATTATTACCTCGATTCCATTTGATCAAGCTGTGCTGAGCTAAGCTGAGTCACAGACTTACCGAGCTGATCCGAGTTGTCGACTTGTTGATCTGCCGAATTGTAGTTCCAGAATACTTGAGCACCTGAAAGCACTCAAGAACCTGAGTCCGAGTGCCCCATTTCTCAACCACTCAGAAGCTGAGGACTCGAGAGCTCGAGCTTGAGTACGTGTGGCTCTTTAATCCAGTACCCTATCTCTCGGCCACCCAAAAGTTGATGACTCGGGAGCTCGAGCTTGAAATCGGAGAAGTGCTCTTTAGTCCAAGTGCTCTATATCTCGGTTGATCTTGTTTGAAATCGAAGAAGATATGATGGCGCGTTGGGCAGGTGGCAACGTTGTTGATCGGAAGAAGATTTTGTATGGGAGAAAAAGATGATGAACTGAGTAGGAAAAGGGCTTCAAGTGCCTTTCTCCTCTTTGCACATACTCAAACGAGTCAATAGAACATTAAGGTAAAAATTAGGGAGGAATTTCTGGCataagccctccgacgctcaagtcaccaGATTCTATGTCTAGTTCATGTTTTGTCTGGTAGTCTCTTTTAACAGAGACTATCCACTGTTCTAAGTATGTGTCATACATTTGTGGGTCATCACATTCACCTATATTAAGTAAGACTAAATTCTTACCAAAATATGTAATTTGTGGTGGTCTTCTTTTCCCTATAGTTCTTAACAAGGAATTATTATTTATAGAAGGGTGAATTTGTGTTCTTAACAAGGAATTAAGTAAGACTGAATTCTTACCACTGTTCTCATGGAACTTTCTGGATATCTTACCTGTAAAGGTTGTGGTGTATTGGTAGCACTAGATTCTGTTGGtgtagcggggccggcaagagaggaggggtgaattgcctgtaaaataagaactaccctcctcgtactttcaactctaaaaataacaacaataaaataaaaacaaactaacagaaaggaaagaaagaagactcagagatttgacttggttataacttaggtggttgttaatcaagGCGGTTAAATAGCTCTACTAGAAACGTTTCCTTcactgtaggcagagaagcctttttacacactaagaaagctcatatgttgcaaggaattgaataaagagttgattgattaattttctagctccaggggcctttatatagctcttgaaaatcctatctcgagtcttgagggtgcctccaaaggggttgagggcgcctccaagtggataagcggataaaactttatccgcgccaaACGGTCATATTGATccagttgaaggcgccctcaaaagcattgagggcaccctcaatgcagttgagggcaccctcactcTGGTGAGGGTGGAGGCGCCTCAAcagttgttgagggcgcctccagctacttttccaacacttctttgtctTTACTTTAGCTTCCAAAGTCCCGATAGCTTgcgtgattgcggccaaccgaaatagcgctcacccgaatccaatttctgaccttctcctcgagcatgcttccgtcctggcttctcgtccctcgaacgtcgcacacgttcttctcgtccactggagtactcttctgcagctctttcgtccttcagacgcaccaatcccgtcagctcccttcccgtgccgtccttctcgctagctgcggcttccgctcgacttcctgtgctcctaagctcttgcacacttagatacagggatcaaaaccaaacaggacctaacctaacttggttgatcacatcaagacAACCACGGGGtgcaacaatctccctctttttgatgtgcatcaacccaagttcaagttagggtaaaaaaacaaacaagtagtaatttaaagaaattactaaactaacattttaagcataaagattgcaataatagaatttgtaattttctaagaaaaaatattaacttgttcctatccaaaaaaaaattttaagtacaatttttttaaaaaaatattaactccccctaaacttgttcctatatctccccttttgatcacagcaaaaacgagataggaatttttcaaaataacttCTAAGTTAACAAAGAGCTATAACCTTTAGgcaatttaaacaaaatatttttgagaaatttccaaaaaaatgttgaaaaaaacttgttaaagcattatctaatttctattttcatgctttatcagtaagttaattaaatattttatttcaatattttgacttccagacagtagcgaggcactaggccttcttggttattggagcaacaaccactttcttagacaaagcctcataaagaaattaactgtttaattttttttgctgaaagcgctaacttacaaaaatttaaactagaaaagattttggaactcagtataggttccttcctactggattaataaaaaacttagcgggtacataatttctggaaatttttctaagttgtccctgatgctttctaatatactaattcaactttccataaattctaagttttgatttttgaaatttgttgGTTTAAAGCGTGCATcagttttcaaattttcaatttgtattttcaaattatcatttttttattttaaattttctaacattaattttaaatcagcaatttcttttttctaattttactaagtCTTTTGTAAGAACTTTGATAAAATGAAAAGACTGTTTAGGGATTAgagtacgtaccttacttacatctatttctgatgctcccccttcatagTAGCTTTCTTCtaatgattctcccccttcatctatgctcatctctgagctagtttcttcttcaatttgatggttggacatcagtgctactcctgagaaggcttcgacttctgattcagaggatgatgattcatccaatGTAGCCTTTAGACTCTTGCATTTAGAAGACGTCAgtctttgagacttctccttgtccattttctttaattttaggcagtcatctttgatgtaccCTTCCTCATTGCAGTTATAGCATCGAACCGTCCTTCTGTTGCATTGATGCtttcttgactgcgatctaaatttattagtcttaataaacttatttaactttcttaccaatagtgttgcttcagtttcgtcgattgactcttcagagtcgggatcatccatctcggcttgtaggaTAGCATTGAaatttgacttctctatttgtttaggttctgcaattcgagattcatgaagttcgaaggtagagaataaattttctaacgtacttacctcaaagtccttagagatgtagtatgcatctactaaagaCGCctattctggagttcttgggaaggcgttgagcgcatactagatcgagtctcggtttgttaccgattctctgaggttgttcagttgagttattagttccttgattcttgcttggagttgcactacatTCTCACCATTGTTCATCTGGAGATTTGTAAGCTGAGTCCAGAGAATGTCATGTCTTGCcaacttcgcttctgaggtgccttcgtggagctccaggaatttttccaagAAGTTtttggcggagtcatagcttccgatccaacttacctcctggggtggcagaacgttgagcagatggaactctgcctttctgtTGCCCACGAAATCAGTTTGTTCCTTattcgtccagttgtattcttccttgtctttagggactgcaaaaccatatttcataactaaaataatattaaattctgttttgaagaatacctccatttggcatttccatgtggcgaagtctccgtcgaatttcgagggatgaatacttgcaccggccatcatcttgatcttgatgtttCAGTCGATGGTCAGTCCTTTTGAggtggtctggctctgataccacttgttggtgcaacgaggccggcaagaggggaggggtgaattgcctgcaaaataagaactaccctcctcgtactttcaactctaaaaatagcaacaataaaataaaaataaactaacagaaaggaaagaaagaagactcagggatttgacttggttacaacctaggtggttgttaatccaaggcggttgaatagCTCTACTAGAAACGTTTCCTTCAATGTAGgtagagaagcctttttacacactaagaaaacTCAGATATTGCTAGGAATAAAATATcgagttgattgattaatttcctaaCTTCAGCGGTCTTTATATAgatcctggaaatcctatctcgagtcttaagggtgcctccaaaggggttgtgggcgcctccaagtggataagcggataaaactttatccgcgcgcaaATGGTCAGATTGACCCAATTGAAGGCGCCCTGAaaggcattgagggtgccctcaatgcagttgaaggcaccctcaaaggCATTGAGGGCACCCCACTTTGGTGAGGGCGGAGGCACCTCAACAGTTGTTAAGGGTGCCTCTAGCTGCTTTTCTAGCACTTCTTTGTCTTCACTTTAGCTTCCGAAGtcccgatagcttgggtgattgcggccaaccgaaatatggctcacccaaactcaatttccggccttctcctcgagtaggcttcaatcccggcttctcatccctcgaacatcgcacaCATTCAACTCGTCCACCGGACTACTCTTCCGTaactctttcatccttcggacgcaccgagcccgtcgggtcccttctcgtgtcgtccttctcgctagctacgtcttccgcttgacttcttgcgcttctaagatcctgcacacttagacacagagatcaaagccaaacaggacctaacctaacttggttgatcacatcaagataaccacggggtccaacagattcTGCAGGATTCATTAAAGCAACATTGGAAAAataatctttctttttagctaTAATATTATGGTATTTATCAAAGTATAACATCCAATCTTCATCTAGCTTATGATGCAGTAtgtcaaaattttctaattatgTAAGATCTTCTTGTGTAAAATAATTAGCTATTTCAAATGAAAGGTAGACGTATTCATTtaaatcatcataaaataaaaagtTGTCTTTCTTCTTCTGTGAGTGTGTACTGATTTCTATATTCATTAGATTTAAAACAGGTTGGTTGTCTTCCTGGTTGTCTTCTTGAGAAGTTGAAGgcttgtaattatgaaatcttactATTGATTTACCATGCCTGTCTTTATAGATTATGGATTCTCTTGGTTGTAGTGTTTGTGGTGTAATCTTTAAATCTAGGTTAAGATTCCAATCTAATTAGCAAGAAGGTCAGACGAAAAGTCTTTAGGTTTGATGAAATAGATTTCCCTTGTTGTAAGGGTTTCTATTATGTTATTAATTTGTACTTTGAAACTGTTGTTGATGCTAATCATTGTCTTTCCTAGAAAAATTATGTCTATTTGGATATTATGTTTTTGAAAATCTCCATATCCCCTGAATTGAACAGAAATTTTAATATGGTTAATAAAATCTAGAATAGTCATTATTAAAATTGGGACAAAAAATACGTGATTCCTAGATTACTATTCATATCTACTTCTATAAATCCAATAATCGATTTATCATTATCAGAGAACCTTGAGTCATATAGTACTAAAAAACATTAGCTCCTATGCTTTTTTTTGGTAAGTCCTCTTAGGGTAAACACAATAAGTTCTAGGTGGATATAATTATGTTTTCTTTGTAAGAGTGCTCTAgctgattctttattcataaagTTAAATCTTTCTTCTCCCTCATCTAGTAAGTGTAATGGTTGGGTTCTATGATATCTATAAAGtgaagtaaaaaggataaaaacccTTGATGATATAAGCGTTTTGGGTTTAGtgtatttaattgttcattagaGAAGGTGTCTAATTTTTGGTCGATATCTATAAATTCTTCTAACTGATAGGTAGCCTTAGTACTTGTAGATTTTTTGGATATCATAGAGAGATTCTTAGGAGGTCTTAGTGTATGTGATGATCTAGAAAAACTTTCAACTTGTGTTTTTGTTTGTAGAGTCATTAGAAGGTGAATCTTGTATTTTTAGGAACTTATAAGTGGTAGGTGGGTGTTTTGTAATAGTTTTTCCTAGGGAAAGTTTACCAAgatctttatttatattttctaatGTTTGCTTTAGATCTTGTGTCTGGGTATTTTTATGTATGTGGTTTTCCAAAGTAAGAATTTGGTTTTCTAAGACTATAAGTCTATAATGTAGAGAAGTAAGTAGTGCTAGAATTGTGTTGTTCTGTTGTACTAGAATTTGATCTCCTTGGTTAACTAAGGCAGAATTGCTATAGCCAATGCCTTTGGATTTTGCAAATTATTAGGAATAATCTAAAGCTGCCTCCTAGTGAGAATTGGTAAATTGTAGCTTGTTCATAAAAGGTCTGAATAGGGTCTTAaggttctgataccaatttttttttttaacttggtcTTCTAGTGAGCCTCACCTGCAAAAGAGTTACAAGAAAACCAAATGTCCCGGCTATGTAGGATAATGGTTAGTTACTCAATGGCCTTCCTGAGCCAACATAGGTCTTATTTTGGTTTACTTATTATTTTACAGTGACTGTTCACCTTTGAGTAACTTAGATAAGGACTGAAGAAGATCTAGAAGAGAAGTAATATTATGTTTTCTTTATCCAGATATTT from Zingiber officinale cultivar Zhangliang chromosome 6B, Zo_v1.1, whole genome shotgun sequence carries:
- the LOC121992269 gene encoding protein HIGH CHLOROPHYLL FLUORESCENCE PHENOTYPE 173, chloroplastic-like, which translates into the protein MALRQIYHRHDASLHSSSSRFVGAPIPRLFKLPPALPLPRPPRCELGGGGESEEERRKDADKGRRKEGVTLDDVNPVGLGRRSRQIFDEVWRKFSGLGQISRSRTEEDDSILLIRGPMCEFTVPEAQDTTVLVVGATSRIGRIVVRKLMLRGYKVKALVRKADPEVINMLPRSVSIIVGDVGEPSTLQAAVQGCNKIIYCATARSTITGDLNRVDYQGVCNVTKAFQDYSNQLAQMRAGKSNKSKLLLAKFKSADSLEGWEVRKGAYFQDVVAAKYDGGMDAKFEFTETGNAIFSGYVFTRGGYVELSKKISLPLGSTLDRYDGLVLSVGGNGRSYIMILETGPLADTSQSKLYFARINTKVGFCRVRVPFSSFRPVKPDDPLLDPFLVHTLTIRFEPRRQRSVEAPVNKQQDPRSFKLIMEYIKALPTGTETDFILVSCTGSGIESNRRDQVLKAKKAGEDALRRSGLGYTIIRPGPLKEEPGGQRALIFDQGNRISQAISCADVADICVKALHDSTARNKSFDVCYEFVAEHGNELYELVAHLPDKANNYLTPALSVLEKNT